One part of the Thermodesulfobacterium commune DSM 2178 genome encodes these proteins:
- a CDS encoding ACT domain-containing protein — translation MKIKQISVFLENKKGRLYEALKAIADHGINIRALSIADTSEFGILRMIVPQPEEAKKVLEEAGFTTKITNVVAVGIKDEPGGLAGVLKHLYDADINVEYIYAFVEKSGEKAVVVLRTNNLDKTIDLLQEKGVHLLSWEEIKEL, via the coding sequence ATGAAGATTAAACAGATATCGGTGTTTTTAGAAAATAAAAAAGGTAGGCTTTATGAAGCTTTAAAGGCTATAGCAGACCACGGGATAAACATAAGAGCTTTGTCTATAGCTGACACCTCTGAATTTGGAATTCTACGAATGATAGTGCCACAACCTGAGGAGGCTAAAAAAGTTTTAGAAGAAGCAGGGTTTACCACTAAGATAACCAACGTGGTTGCCGTAGGGATAAAAGATGAACCTGGAGGACTGGCAGGAGTACTTAAACATCTTTACGATGCAGACATAAACGTAGAGTATATCTATGCTTTTGTAGAAAAATCTGGAGAAAAAGCAGTGGTGGTTTTAAGGACTAACAACTTAGATAAAACCATAGATTTATTACAGGAAAAAGGGGTTCATCTTTTATCCTGGGAAGAAATCAAAGAACTTTAA
- a CDS encoding phenylacetate--CoA ligase family protein, which yields MFWDQQLECIDQEKLREIQLQRLKEVVRRVYEKVPFYRKKFDEAGIKPEDIRSLEDIKYLPFTSKTDMREAYPFGLFAVPLSEIVEIHTSSGTTGKPVVAGYTVKDIALWAEVMARCLVMVGATKDDIVQIAYGYGMFTGGLGFHYGAQKIGATVVPASAGNTRRQIELMKDFGTTFLACTPSYALYLTEYAKEEMGIDLSTLKLRIGSFGAEMWTEEMRKEIERRMGIKAYNVYGLTEIIGPGVAHECPAQQGLHVWEDHFYPEIIDPETGEPLPEGQEGELVLTSLTREGMPMIRFRTRDITTLHREKCACGRTLAKIERIKGRSDDMIKVRGVMIFPYQIEQAILEVQGVEPHYQIILTRPHYLDEVEVQVEMSKEIFSDDVKTIETLRKRLEKKIEQTVGVRVKVTLVEPKSIPRSEGKAKRIIDKRNLK from the coding sequence ATGTTTTGGGACCAGCAGTTAGAATGCATAGACCAAGAAAAATTAAGAGAAATCCAGCTTCAAAGGTTAAAAGAGGTAGTCAGACGAGTTTACGAAAAAGTGCCTTTTTATCGTAAAAAATTTGATGAAGCAGGGATTAAGCCTGAAGATATCAGGTCTTTGGAAGATATTAAATACCTTCCTTTTACCAGTAAGACTGATATGAGAGAGGCTTATCCCTTTGGATTGTTTGCCGTACCTCTCTCAGAGATAGTCGAAATTCATACCTCAAGTGGTACCACTGGAAAACCTGTGGTTGCCGGATATACGGTTAAAGACATCGCCCTTTGGGCTGAAGTAATGGCCCGTTGTTTGGTTATGGTAGGGGCTACCAAGGACGATATCGTTCAGATAGCCTATGGTTACGGTATGTTTACCGGAGGGTTAGGTTTTCATTATGGAGCTCAGAAAATAGGAGCAACGGTAGTTCCTGCTTCAGCCGGAAATACAAGAAGGCAGATAGAACTTATGAAAGATTTTGGAACCACCTTCTTAGCCTGTACACCTTCTTACGCTCTTTATCTGACTGAGTATGCAAAAGAAGAGATGGGTATAGACCTTTCAACCTTAAAGCTTAGAATAGGAAGTTTTGGCGCAGAGATGTGGACTGAAGAAATGAGAAAGGAGATAGAAAGAAGAATGGGGATTAAAGCTTACAATGTTTATGGATTAACGGAGATTATCGGGCCTGGAGTAGCCCATGAATGTCCTGCTCAGCAAGGCCTTCATGTGTGGGAGGACCATTTTTACCCAGAAATCATAGACCCTGAAACAGGAGAACCTCTGCCTGAGGGACAAGAAGGAGAGTTAGTTTTAACTAGTTTAACCAGAGAAGGTATGCCGATGATAAGGTTTAGGACAAGGGATATCACCACCCTCCATAGAGAAAAATGTGCTTGTGGAAGGACCCTGGCAAAGATAGAACGGATTAAAGGAAGGTCTGACGACATGATCAAGGTAAGGGGTGTGATGATCTTTCCATATCAAATAGAACAGGCTATCCTTGAGGTACAGGGGGTAGAACCTCATTATCAAATCATCCTTACCCGTCCTCATTATCTGGATGAAGTGGAGGTACAAGTAGAGATGTCTAAGGAAATCTTTTCAGACGACGTAAAAACGATAGAAACCCTAAGAAAACGTTTAGAAAAGAAGATAGAACAAACGGTTGGGGTAAGGGTTAAGGTGACGTTGGTTGAACCTAAATCTATCCCGAGAAGTGAGGGTAAAGCCAAAAGGATCATCGACAAACGTAATCTTAAATAA
- a CDS encoding ACT domain-containing protein, whose amino-acid sequence MYKVEIISIFVENKPGKLEKITKLLAEANINILGFSITDAKDFGIIKFLVDKPHEAYELFKKNGFVVALNPALGIEMKDKPGGLYEVVKFISSKGINIENALVYVAESREKAYFIFEVENFEEVLEKLKDNGFELLKLV is encoded by the coding sequence ATGTATAAGGTAGAAATTATCTCTATATTTGTGGAAAACAAACCTGGCAAGCTTGAAAAAATTACCAAACTGCTGGCAGAGGCAAACATCAACATACTTGGATTTTCTATCACAGATGCCAAAGATTTTGGTATCATAAAATTTTTAGTAGACAAACCTCATGAAGCCTATGAACTTTTCAAAAAAAATGGGTTTGTGGTAGCTTTAAACCCTGCATTAGGTATTGAGATGAAAGACAAACCAGGTGGTCTCTATGAAGTAGTAAAGTTTATTTCTTCTAAAGGAATAAACATAGAAAATGCTTTGGTTTATGTAGCAGAAAGCAGGGAAAAGGCCTATTTTATTTTTGAGGTAGAAAATTTTGAAGAAGTCCTTGAAAAACTAAAAGACAACGGATTTGAACTTTTAAAGCTTGTCTAA
- a CDS encoding phenylacetate--CoA ligase family protein: MPQQDLKALQLEKLKKVVTLVYERVPHYRKKFEEAKVKPEDIKSLEDVVRLPFTTKEDLFVDYPYGLLAVPLEEVVRLHTSSGTTGKPKALFFTKKDIDAQAELIARNLVMTGTTRGDVLQNSMTYGLFTGALVMHYGAEKLGVLVIPAGPGNTERQIELMKTFGTTCFHMTPSYALYVASVILNKGLDPRRDLKLKRAYLGAEPYTEETRKKIEELLGIDVYNCYGLSEMGGPGVGFECVYKEGLHIWEDAFLVEIVNPETGDPVKEGEIGELVLTSLNREGMPLIRYRTRDLTFFFTEPCACGRTHRRISRILGRADDMFIVRGVNIFPQQIEAVLMGIKGVAQNYQIVLENYDEMIVKVEIDREFFDGRIERLLKLKEEIVEKLREAILVKPKVELLEPGTLPVSEGKAKRVIDKRTL, encoded by the coding sequence ATGCCTCAACAAGATCTAAAAGCCCTGCAGTTAGAAAAACTTAAAAAGGTGGTAACGTTAGTTTATGAAAGGGTACCCCATTATCGTAAAAAGTTTGAAGAAGCAAAGGTAAAACCTGAAGACATAAAGTCGTTAGAAGATGTGGTAAGATTACCTTTTACCACCAAGGAAGACTTGTTTGTAGACTATCCTTATGGGCTTTTAGCCGTACCTTTAGAAGAGGTGGTAAGACTACACACCTCAAGTGGTACCACCGGGAAACCAAAGGCTTTATTTTTTACCAAAAAGGATATAGACGCTCAGGCAGAGTTGATCGCAAGGAATTTAGTTATGACAGGCACCACACGAGGAGATGTTCTTCAAAACTCTATGACCTATGGACTTTTTACCGGAGCTTTGGTAATGCATTACGGAGCTGAAAAATTAGGGGTTTTGGTAATTCCTGCTGGTCCTGGGAATACGGAAAGACAGATAGAACTTATGAAGACCTTTGGTACTACTTGTTTTCACATGACCCCAAGCTATGCCCTTTATGTAGCCTCTGTAATCTTAAACAAAGGCCTTGACCCAAGAAGGGACCTAAAGCTTAAAAGAGCCTATTTAGGAGCAGAACCTTATACTGAAGAAACCAGAAAAAAAATAGAAGAACTCTTAGGGATTGACGTTTACAATTGTTATGGTTTATCTGAGATGGGAGGTCCTGGAGTAGGATTTGAGTGTGTGTATAAAGAGGGACTACACATATGGGAAGATGCCTTTTTAGTAGAAATCGTAAACCCTGAAACCGGAGATCCTGTTAAAGAAGGGGAGATAGGAGAATTAGTGTTAACTTCACTTAACCGTGAGGGAATGCCTCTTATTCGCTATCGAACAAGGGACCTCACGTTCTTTTTTACAGAACCTTGTGCCTGTGGAAGGACCCATAGAAGAATTAGCAGGATTTTGGGACGTGCAGACGATATGTTCATCGTCAGAGGGGTAAACATCTTTCCGCAGCAGATAGAAGCTGTGTTGATGGGTATCAAAGGAGTAGCTCAAAACTATCAGATAGTGCTTGAAAACTACGATGAAATGATAGTGAAGGTAGAAATAGACAGAGAATTTTTTGACGGAAGAATAGAAAGGTTGCTTAAACTAAAAGAAGAAATAGTAGAAAAACTGAGAGAAGCTATCTTGGTTAAGCCTAAGGTAGAGTTGTTAGAACCTGGAACTTTACCTGTAAGTGAAGGTAAAGCTAAAAGGGTGATAGATAAAAGGACTTTATAA
- a CDS encoding molybdopterin biosynthesis protein — MGKKVFHEILSLEEALHSLIQNFKQRVFHPLPAEKIKVKEALGRVTAEPVFAKRSSPYFHSAAMDGYAVHSKDTFNATEKDPVLLKIGEQALWIETGDPLPEGFDAVIPVEEVNVKEGFIEIYKSYPPYHDVRPVGEDIVATEMIIPENHFIRPFEIGAMLASGILEVVVRKKPKVGIIPTGSELLTPEEAEKEGLNPPSLIEYNSSVLKGLLEKDGAEVKVYPIAKDDEFSIKSSIEKALIENDMVLLNAGSGYGKEDFTYKVLSELGEVIINGVAIKPGKPFIASFCKNKPVLGIPGYPVSAIFCYQLFVRPLIELYLGAKLPKEEKIKGLLSRQLSSPVGVDEFVRVKVGKVGEKYIVSPLGRGAGLLMSVVRADGYLWIPAGIEGFSPGKEVEVFLWRNKEEIDYTLVCIGSHDNTLDVVYNFLRRKYPHISLSSAHVGSMGGLIAIKKGEAHLAGTHLLDETTGEYNIPFIKRILPERSVVLVNLVYRIQGFIVKKGNPKNIFSFSDLTREDVVFINRQAGSGTRLLLDKHLKDLGINPSQIRGYDQEEYTHMGVAQAVASGRADVGLGIYAAAKALDLDFIPLAEERYDILIPKEFLDLEMVQAFLDIIRNDEEFKKMVVNLGGYDVRHMGKIIYEN, encoded by the coding sequence ATGGGAAAAAAGGTTTTTCATGAAATCTTAAGTCTTGAGGAAGCTTTACACAGCTTGATCCAAAATTTTAAACAAAGGGTATTTCATCCTCTTCCTGCAGAAAAGATAAAGGTTAAAGAAGCCTTAGGAAGGGTCACAGCAGAGCCTGTATTTGCTAAACGTTCGTCTCCTTATTTCCATTCAGCTGCGATGGATGGTTATGCTGTTCATTCTAAAGATACCTTTAACGCTACAGAAAAAGACCCTGTGCTTTTAAAAATAGGAGAGCAAGCCCTCTGGATAGAGACAGGTGACCCTTTACCTGAGGGGTTTGATGCAGTTATTCCGGTAGAAGAGGTTAATGTTAAAGAAGGTTTTATCGAGATATACAAATCTTATCCCCCTTACCATGACGTCCGTCCTGTGGGAGAAGACATCGTGGCTACTGAGATGATCATTCCAGAAAATCATTTTATAAGACCCTTTGAAATCGGGGCTATGTTGGCAAGTGGTATCTTAGAGGTTGTAGTAAGAAAAAAACCCAAGGTAGGCATTATTCCTACAGGTTCTGAATTGTTAACTCCTGAAGAGGCTGAAAAAGAAGGTCTTAACCCACCCAGCTTGATAGAATATAACTCTTCTGTTTTGAAAGGACTTTTAGAAAAAGACGGAGCTGAGGTTAAAGTTTATCCTATAGCTAAAGATGATGAGTTTTCTATAAAATCTTCTATAGAAAAAGCTTTGATAGAAAATGATATGGTACTCTTAAATGCTGGTTCAGGCTATGGTAAGGAAGACTTTACCTATAAGGTGTTAAGTGAGTTAGGAGAGGTTATAATTAACGGGGTAGCTATCAAACCAGGGAAGCCCTTTATCGCAAGTTTTTGTAAAAATAAACCTGTTTTAGGAATACCTGGTTATCCAGTTTCAGCCATCTTTTGTTATCAACTTTTTGTAAGACCTCTTATTGAGCTTTACTTAGGGGCTAAACTACCCAAGGAAGAAAAGATCAAAGGCCTTCTTTCTCGTCAACTTTCTTCTCCTGTAGGAGTAGATGAATTTGTAAGGGTAAAGGTGGGAAAGGTAGGAGAAAAGTACATAGTTTCTCCTTTGGGGAGAGGAGCTGGATTACTTATGTCAGTGGTTAGGGCAGACGGTTATCTATGGATCCCAGCAGGTATTGAGGGATTTTCTCCTGGGAAAGAGGTAGAGGTGTTTCTCTGGAGAAACAAAGAAGAGATAGATTACACCTTAGTGTGTATAGGAAGCCATGACAATACCCTTGATGTGGTCTACAACTTCTTACGTAGGAAATATCCTCATATTTCTCTTTCTTCAGCTCATGTAGGATCTATGGGAGGTCTTATAGCTATCAAGAAAGGAGAAGCCCATCTTGCAGGCACACACCTTTTAGATGAAACAACCGGAGAATATAACATACCTTTTATTAAAAGAATCTTGCCTGAACGTTCGGTAGTATTGGTAAATCTAGTTTACAGGATACAAGGGTTTATCGTAAAAAAAGGTAATCCTAAAAACATCTTTAGTTTTTCTGACCTTACTCGAGAAGATGTGGTGTTTATCAACAGACAAGCTGGTTCAGGAACAAGGCTTCTTCTTGACAAACATTTGAAGGATTTAGGAATAAATCCTTCTCAGATAAGAGGTTATGACCAAGAAGAATATACTCATATGGGAGTAGCTCAGGCGGTTGCGAGTGGAAGGGCTGATGTAGGGCTTGGGATTTATGCGGCGGCTAAGGCTTTAGATTTAGATTTTATACCTTTAGCAGAAGAACGTTATGATATCCTTATTCCCAAGGAATTTTTAGACTTAGAGATGGTTCAGGCCTTTTTAGACATAATCAGAAATGACGAAGAGTTTAAAAAGATGGTGGTAAACTTAGGAGGATACGACGTAAGGCATATGGGAAAAATCATTTACGAAAACTAA
- a CDS encoding formate dehydrogenase accessory protein FdhE domain-containing protein: MDLKIWIEKLITEKPHLKEVLSLYDKVAGFNKECEKILKTEDPVKSLDKLLEIFGKTFEVPYEFISFLKEGLEGKEEEVLYYPKKLWEIAFFGEESSEEEIKRMLFLLSMPLFRKLALEDRKNKPNSEDRKRCLVCGEFYSLSVIDENNKRYFLCPVCGYKEEGPRIGCGYCGHTSCEKIDLLVDEDEIRVELCKDCKSYVKSFKETIPLYLKYPDPYLIDLISLPLEVVAQERGFIRRSPNILGIREIK; this comes from the coding sequence ATGGATTTAAAGATTTGGATAGAAAAACTTATCACAGAAAAACCACATTTAAAAGAGGTTTTAAGTTTATATGACAAGGTAGCAGGGTTTAACAAAGAATGTGAAAAAATTCTTAAAACCGAGGATCCTGTAAAAAGCCTGGATAAACTTTTAGAGATTTTTGGAAAAACCTTTGAGGTACCTTATGAATTTATTTCTTTTTTAAAAGAGGGGTTAGAAGGTAAAGAAGAAGAGGTCTTGTATTATCCTAAAAAATTATGGGAAATAGCCTTCTTTGGGGAAGAAAGTTCTGAGGAAGAGATAAAGAGAATGCTCTTTTTGTTAAGTATGCCTCTTTTTAGAAAACTTGCTTTAGAAGATAGAAAGAATAAGCCCAATTCAGAAGATCGGAAAAGATGCCTTGTATGTGGAGAGTTTTATTCTTTATCGGTTATAGATGAAAACAACAAACGTTATTTTCTTTGTCCTGTTTGTGGTTATAAAGAAGAAGGACCAAGGATTGGATGCGGTTATTGTGGTCATACTAGCTGTGAAAAGATAGACCTTTTGGTAGATGAAGATGAAATAAGGGTTGAACTTTGTAAGGACTGCAAAAGTTATGTAAAAAGTTTTAAAGAAACCATTCCCTTGTATTTAAAATATCCTGACCCTTATCTTATAGACCTGATAAGCCTTCCTTTAGAGGTAGTTGCCCAGGAACGTGGCTTTATTAGAAGGTCTCCTAACATTTTAGGGATAAGGGAGATTAAGTAA
- a CDS encoding 4Fe-4S dicluster domain-containing protein: MARKALLITPDLCIGCRGCQVACKSWNDLPAEETKNNGTHENPPDLTGYTYNRIRFIEKVNEKGEVQWLFVSHRCLHCGEPACVEICPVKALKKDAETGIVYYDKTQCIGCQACQAACPFNIPRYDKNGKISKCHFCIDRVKAGLSPACAKTCPTEAIKYGNREELIKEAKAEGYSVLYGETELGGLGVVYALKASPKEYNLAENPKKPENLIAMGQMLRTLIEKGVALSPSVLKDIGLIKG; the protein is encoded by the coding sequence ATGGCACGCAAAGCTTTATTAATAACTCCAGACCTTTGTATAGGATGCAGAGGTTGTCAGGTGGCTTGCAAGTCCTGGAATGACTTACCAGCAGAAGAGACCAAAAACAACGGAACCCATGAAAACCCACCAGACCTCACCGGATACACCTATAACCGTATCAGGTTTATCGAAAAAGTGAACGAAAAAGGTGAAGTTCAATGGTTGTTTGTAAGTCACAGGTGTTTACACTGTGGAGAACCTGCCTGTGTAGAAATCTGCCCTGTAAAGGCTCTTAAAAAAGATGCTGAAACTGGTATAGTTTATTATGATAAAACTCAGTGTATCGGATGTCAGGCCTGTCAAGCCGCATGTCCTTTTAACATACCAAGGTATGATAAAAACGGAAAGATTTCTAAGTGCCATTTCTGCATCGACAGGGTTAAAGCTGGGCTTAGTCCAGCTTGTGCTAAAACCTGTCCTACCGAAGCCATCAAGTATGGAAACCGCGAAGAATTGATTAAAGAGGCTAAAGCAGAAGGATACTCTGTACTTTATGGAGAAACAGAGTTAGGAGGCTTGGGGGTAGTGTATGCTCTAAAGGCTTCTCCTAAAGAGTATAACTTAGCAGAAAATCCGAAAAAACCTGAAAACTTGATCGCTATGGGACAGATGCTAAGAACCCTCATCGAAAAAGGAGTTGCCCTTTCACCTTCTGTGCTTAAAGACATAGGGTTGATAAAAGGATAG
- the fdnG gene encoding formate dehydrogenase-N subunit alpha, which translates to MGGISRRNFLKLSLGSLVLSSISIDLTPVKSYAATELKIKNAKESTSVCPYCSVGCGLIVYAKGGKVVQVEGDPDSPINQGSLCPKGASLLQMANNPYRVTEPLYRAPGATEWKKVSWEWALSEIAKRVKATRDKYFIIKDEKGRVVNRVEAIAHVGSAALDNEECYLLQKLMRALGLVYIEHQARIUHSATVAALAESFGRGAMTNHWVDLKNADVIIVMGGNPAENHPISMKWILKAKKERGAKLLVIDPKFTRTASKADLYVPIRPGTDIAFLGGLIKYIIDNELYFKDYVINYTDLSYLVDPNFKGPEDLDGYFSGYDPKTRKYDKATWKYQLDEKGVPKKDPTLKDPNCVFQLLKKHYSRYTIDMVVEITGAPKEKVLEAYKIIASTGKPNKTATICYAMGWTQHTVGVQNIRAMSIIQLLLGNIGMAGGGVNALRGESNVQGSTDMGLLFHVLPGYLPTPKASWVDLKTYIEVNTPKTAEPKSLNWWKNRPKYIVSLLKAFYGDYATKENDFCYSYLPKLDDNRTYSWYDIFDAMYKGKIKGFFAWGQNPACSSANANKVRKALAKLDWLVCVNLWDNETSSFWKGPGMDPKKIKTEVFFLPCASSVEKQGSITNSGRLAQWRYKAVEPPGKCLPDAEIMNELYHKIKELYQKQGGVFPDPILKLNWNYGDKHVDIEKVAKEINGYYTKDVASHPIDKKAYKKGQQVASFVFLMDDGSTACGNWIYSAAFTEAGNMMKRRGKEDPTGLGLYSNWAWCWPLNRRIIYNRASVDPMGNPWDPQRPVIKWDAQNKKWVGDVPDGPQPPLAMEGGVLPFIMKPLGVGTIFGAGLADGPFPTYYEPVESPFKNLLYPKVHFNPVARTYDSPDDKFVVGMDPKYPYVGTTYRVTEHWQTGVMTRHTPWLLELEPQIFAEIDPELAKEKGIKSGDKVIVSSPRGEIWAIAIVTERIRPLIVQGKKCHVIGIPWHYGWKFPKNGGDSANLITPNVVDPNTFIQETKCFIVNIRKA; encoded by the coding sequence ATGGGTGGAATAAGTAGGCGAAACTTTTTAAAGTTGTCGTTAGGGTCTCTGGTTTTAAGTTCCATCTCAATAGACCTTACACCTGTTAAGTCCTATGCAGCTACAGAACTCAAGATCAAAAACGCTAAGGAGAGTACTTCTGTTTGTCCTTATTGTTCTGTAGGATGCGGCCTGATTGTTTATGCAAAGGGAGGCAAGGTAGTACAGGTAGAAGGTGATCCAGATAGCCCTATCAATCAGGGTTCCCTATGCCCTAAAGGAGCTTCTTTATTGCAAATGGCCAACAATCCTTACAGGGTTACAGAACCTCTTTATCGTGCTCCAGGAGCTACCGAATGGAAAAAGGTTTCTTGGGAATGGGCTCTTTCTGAGATAGCAAAAAGGGTGAAGGCTACAAGAGATAAGTATTTTATCATTAAAGATGAAAAAGGACGGGTGGTAAACAGAGTTGAGGCTATCGCTCATGTAGGATCAGCTGCCTTGGATAATGAAGAATGTTATCTCTTACAAAAACTGATGAGGGCCTTAGGATTAGTTTACATCGAGCATCAGGCGCGAATATGACACAGCGCCACCGTGGCGGCTCTGGCAGAGTCGTTCGGACGTGGCGCAATGACCAATCACTGGGTTGACCTCAAAAACGCTGATGTAATCATCGTTATGGGGGGTAACCCTGCTGAAAACCATCCTATCTCGATGAAATGGATATTAAAGGCTAAAAAGGAAAGAGGAGCTAAACTTTTAGTCATAGACCCCAAGTTTACCAGAACAGCTTCTAAAGCAGACCTGTATGTTCCTATCCGTCCAGGCACTGACATAGCTTTCTTAGGTGGGCTTATTAAATATATTATAGATAATGAACTCTACTTCAAAGATTATGTAATCAACTATACCGACCTTTCTTATTTAGTAGACCCCAACTTTAAAGGTCCCGAAGACTTAGATGGATATTTTTCGGGGTATGACCCAAAAACCAGAAAATATGATAAAGCTACTTGGAAATACCAGTTAGATGAAAAAGGAGTTCCTAAAAAGGATCCAACCCTTAAAGACCCTAACTGTGTGTTTCAGCTCCTTAAAAAACATTACAGTAGATATACCATAGACATGGTGGTGGAGATTACCGGAGCACCTAAAGAAAAGGTGCTTGAGGCTTATAAGATTATAGCTTCAACCGGAAAACCCAATAAAACGGCTACCATTTGTTATGCGATGGGATGGACCCAGCATACCGTAGGAGTTCAGAACATAAGAGCCATGTCTATCATTCAACTACTTCTTGGTAACATAGGAATGGCTGGAGGTGGTGTTAATGCCTTAAGAGGTGAGAGTAACGTTCAAGGCTCAACGGATATGGGACTTCTTTTCCATGTGTTACCCGGGTATTTACCTACTCCAAAGGCTTCTTGGGTTGATTTAAAAACTTATATAGAGGTAAATACCCCAAAAACTGCAGAACCTAAGAGTCTTAACTGGTGGAAAAACAGACCTAAATATATCGTAAGCTTACTTAAGGCTTTTTATGGAGATTATGCCACCAAAGAAAACGATTTTTGCTATAGCTATCTACCTAAACTTGACGATAACCGCACTTATAGTTGGTATGATATTTTTGATGCCATGTATAAAGGAAAAATTAAAGGATTTTTTGCCTGGGGACAAAACCCAGCTTGTTCAAGTGCAAACGCTAATAAAGTCAGGAAGGCTTTGGCTAAGCTTGATTGGTTGGTTTGTGTAAACCTTTGGGACAATGAAACCTCTTCTTTCTGGAAAGGGCCTGGGATGGATCCTAAGAAGATCAAAACTGAAGTGTTTTTCTTACCTTGTGCTTCTTCAGTAGAAAAACAAGGTAGCATCACCAACTCTGGAAGGTTGGCTCAATGGAGATATAAGGCTGTAGAACCTCCTGGAAAATGTTTACCTGACGCCGAGATTATGAATGAGCTTTATCATAAGATTAAAGAACTTTATCAAAAACAAGGCGGAGTTTTTCCTGACCCCATACTCAAACTTAACTGGAATTATGGGGATAAACATGTAGACATAGAAAAAGTAGCCAAAGAAATAAACGGTTACTACACCAAGGATGTAGCTTCTCATCCTATAGACAAAAAAGCTTACAAAAAAGGGCAACAGGTTGCCTCCTTTGTATTTTTAATGGATGATGGTTCAACTGCCTGTGGGAACTGGATTTATTCTGCTGCTTTTACTGAAGCAGGCAACATGATGAAAAGAAGAGGAAAAGAGGATCCCACAGGTCTTGGTTTGTATTCTAACTGGGCTTGGTGTTGGCCTCTTAACAGAAGGATTATTTACAACAGGGCAAGTGTTGATCCTATGGGGAACCCTTGGGATCCACAAAGACCTGTTATTAAATGGGATGCCCAAAATAAAAAATGGGTTGGAGATGTTCCTGACGGCCCACAACCACCTTTAGCGATGGAAGGAGGAGTATTACCTTTTATCATGAAACCTTTAGGTGTAGGAACTATCTTTGGAGCTGGTTTGGCAGATGGACCTTTCCCCACTTACTATGAGCCTGTTGAATCACCTTTTAAGAACCTACTTTATCCTAAGGTGCATTTTAACCCTGTAGCCAGAACTTATGATAGTCCAGATGATAAGTTCGTGGTAGGAATGGATCCTAAATATCCTTATGTAGGGACCACCTATAGAGTTACAGAACACTGGCAGACAGGTGTTATGACCAGACATACCCCATGGTTGTTAGAGCTTGAACCTCAGATTTTTGCAGAGATAGACCCAGAGCTGGCTAAGGAAAAAGGCATAAAGAGCGGGGATAAGGTAATAGTCTCCAGTCCAAGAGGAGAAATATGGGCGATAGCTATCGTTACAGAAAGAATAAGACCACTTATCGTTCAGGGTAAGAAGTGTCATGTGATAGGCATCCCCTGGCATTATGGATGGAAGTTTCCCAAAAACGGAGGGGATAGTGCTAACCTTATTACACCTAACGTGGTTGACCCAAATACCTTTATACAAGAAACAAAGTGTTTTATCGTAAACATAAGAAAGGCATAG
- a CDS encoding ferritin family protein, with the protein MLSKIPFDLSKIDPEDLDKQILRIAIIAELDAINLYEQLASLTEDENLQAVLLDIAREEKTHVGEFLSMLLIKDEEQEEELEAGEEEISELLEDEEEN; encoded by the coding sequence ATGCTTTCAAAGATACCTTTCGACCTTTCAAAGATTGATCCAGAGGACTTAGATAAACAGATTCTAAGGATAGCAATCATTGCTGAGCTTGATGCCATCAACCTTTATGAACAGCTTGCTTCTTTAACTGAAGATGAAAACTTACAAGCCGTACTTCTTGACATAGCCAGAGAAGAAAAGACCCATGTAGGAGAGTTTTTATCGATGCTTTTAATCAAAGATGAAGAACAGGAAGAAGAGCTTGAGGCTGGGGAAGAAGAAATAAGTGAACTCTTAGAAGACGAAGAAGAAAACTAA